A window of the Butyricimonas virosa genome harbors these coding sequences:
- the dtd gene encoding D-aminoacyl-tRNA deacylase produces the protein MKVVIQRVTRASVTIEQQLFSSIGKGMLILVGIQSDDTDDDINWLTSKIVNLRIFDDENGVMNKSVLDTNGEILTVSQFTLMARTKKGNRPSYIDAAPPAISVPLYEKFVTTLSQELHKEVQTGQFGADMKVELINDGPVTIIIDSKNRQ, from the coding sequence ATGAAAGTAGTTATTCAACGAGTGACACGTGCCAGTGTTACCATCGAGCAACAGTTGTTTTCTTCGATAGGCAAAGGAATGCTTATATTAGTGGGTATCCAATCTGATGACACGGATGACGACATTAATTGGCTTACCTCCAAAATTGTAAATCTCCGTATCTTCGATGACGAGAATGGAGTTATGAACAAATCCGTTTTAGACACAAATGGCGAAATTCTCACGGTCAGCCAATTTACCCTCATGGCTCGAACCAAAAAAGGCAACCGCCCCTCGTATATTGATGCAGCTCCTCCCGCTATCTCTGTCCCGTTATATGAAAAATTTGTAACAACCCTAAGCCAGGAGCTTCACAAAGAAGTTCAAACCGGACAATTCGGAGCTGACATGAAAGTCGAATTAATCAATGATGGCCCCGTCACAATCATCATCGATTCTAAGAATCGACAATGA
- a CDS encoding PLP-dependent aminotransferase family protein produces MVSDYKEILSDSAKGMKRSAIRELLKLTQKPEIISFAGGLPAKESFPLEQLQEICAEVIATDGAAACQYGSTEGVPELLEILAQRYRDQGLSYVTKENITIITSSQQGLDTVGKIFLNRGDKYICELPSYLGALGAFNSYGGVGVGIPQDEQGMSAVELEKTLAEMKAKGEKPKFIYLIPDFQNPAGMTMPEARRIEILNIAKKHEIMIIEDSPYRELRFSGKPQRMLYDLDNGEGNVITLGTFSKIFMPGFRMGWVLAHPMVIDNFVKAKQSTDLCTSAFLQKITVKFFQKNYFDANVKKIVDMYRGKLEAMLGAFEKYMPEGVTWTRPEGGLFLFLTLPEGYDAEELFQIAIEKNVAFVLGTVFFVNGGGKNTMRINFSYMSEEMNIEGVKRLADAIKELYARKK; encoded by the coding sequence ATGGTTAGCGACTACAAAGAAATTCTATCAGACAGCGCCAAAGGGATGAAGCGCTCTGCTATCAGAGAGTTGTTGAAATTAACTCAAAAGCCGGAAATTATTTCTTTCGCCGGGGGGCTTCCCGCTAAAGAATCTTTCCCATTAGAACAATTACAAGAAATTTGCGCGGAAGTAATTGCCACGGATGGTGCTGCCGCTTGCCAGTACGGTTCAACCGAAGGAGTTCCTGAATTATTGGAAATCCTTGCTCAACGTTACCGGGATCAAGGCTTGAGCTATGTTACAAAAGAAAATATCACGATCATCACTTCTTCTCAACAAGGTTTGGATACTGTTGGTAAGATTTTCTTGAACCGTGGAGACAAATATATTTGCGAATTACCTTCTTATCTTGGAGCCCTTGGAGCATTCAATTCTTACGGTGGTGTAGGCGTTGGTATTCCTCAGGACGAACAAGGTATGAGTGCCGTGGAACTGGAAAAAACTTTGGCCGAAATGAAGGCTAAAGGTGAAAAACCGAAATTCATCTACTTGATTCCGGACTTCCAGAATCCTGCAGGTATGACCATGCCAGAAGCTAGAAGAATCGAAATTCTGAATATTGCCAAAAAACACGAGATCATGATTATTGAGGATAGTCCTTACCGTGAACTACGTTTTTCCGGAAAACCGCAACGTATGTTGTACGATTTGGATAATGGAGAGGGTAACGTGATCACGTTAGGAACTTTCTCCAAGATATTCATGCCGGGATTCCGTATGGGTTGGGTTCTCGCTCATCCGATGGTTATCGACAACTTCGTAAAAGCAAAACAAAGCACAGATCTTTGTACCTCTGCTTTCTTACAGAAAATCACGGTTAAATTCTTCCAGAAGAACTACTTCGATGCCAACGTAAAGAAAATTGTTGATATGTATCGCGGTAAATTGGAAGCCATGTTAGGTGCTTTCGAGAAATACATGCCGGAAGGTGTCACCTGGACTCGCCCGGAAGGTGGTTTGTTCCTATTCTTAACCTTGCCGGAAGGATACGATGCTGAAGAATTATTCCAGATCGCTATTGAGAAGAACGTGGCATTCGTACTTGGAACCGTGTTCTTTGTTAACGGTGGAGGTAAAAACACTATGCGAATCAACTTCTCTTACATGAGCGAGGAAATGAACATCGAAGGTGTTAAGAGATTAGCCGACGCAATCAAAGAACTATACGCTAGAAAAAAATAA
- a CDS encoding DUF58 domain-containing protein, with product MLGIYAFVMAYVFPLLFIWVAGALLAVLLLLFLELFELYKRVDGIDAFRVVTDKLSNGEENPVCLVLRNRYPVSTCLRVIDEIPVKFQNRNVLFRLKVNAGEQREIHYTLCPIKRGSYNFGKIRVFVSVRFGLVERRYSFRADQDVAVYPSFMMMHRYELMAYGNYHPENGGIRTRALGGNMAFEQIKPYVTGDDPRTVNWKATAKYNHLMVNTYTEERSQQIYCLVDKGRTMQSPFNNMTMLDHAINTILTLSNIILKKGDRAGLITFSNNSRNCVKADNRVGQLNRISEALYRLEAHYQETDFEKLYVSVNRQIPTRSLLILFTNFDTVSGLRRHLPALQRLAARHLVLVILFENSELNKALECPVRNLKDAYFETIAAGFATEKRQMVRELGQLGIRVILSKPESLTVNSINSYLNLKERKLI from the coding sequence ATGTTGGGAATATACGCTTTCGTGATGGCTTACGTTTTCCCGTTACTTTTTATCTGGGTTGCGGGGGCTTTGCTGGCTGTCCTGTTATTGTTATTCTTGGAGTTATTTGAGTTGTACAAGCGTGTGGATGGGATTGATGCCTTCCGGGTGGTGACAGATAAACTGTCTAACGGGGAAGAAAACCCGGTTTGCCTAGTACTAAGAAATCGTTATCCGGTGAGTACTTGTCTTCGCGTGATTGACGAGATTCCGGTAAAATTCCAAAACCGGAATGTCTTGTTTCGGTTGAAGGTGAATGCCGGAGAGCAGCGAGAGATTCATTACACGTTATGTCCTATAAAACGAGGTTCTTATAATTTCGGGAAGATTCGGGTATTCGTGTCCGTGCGTTTCGGTTTAGTCGAAAGGCGTTATTCTTTTCGTGCAGATCAGGATGTAGCTGTTTATCCCTCGTTTATGATGATGCACCGTTACGAGTTGATGGCTTACGGGAATTACCATCCGGAGAATGGAGGCATCCGTACCCGGGCTCTCGGGGGAAACATGGCCTTCGAACAGATCAAGCCTTACGTGACGGGGGATGATCCCCGTACGGTAAACTGGAAAGCCACGGCGAAATATAATCATTTGATGGTGAATACCTACACGGAAGAGCGGTCTCAACAGATTTATTGTCTGGTGGATAAGGGACGCACGATGCAATCGCCTTTTAATAATATGACGATGCTGGATCACGCTATAAATACAATCTTGACTTTGTCGAATATTATATTGAAAAAAGGAGATCGGGCCGGGTTGATCACATTCTCGAATAATTCTCGAAATTGCGTGAAGGCCGATAACCGGGTGGGTCAGTTAAATCGGATAAGTGAGGCTTTGTATCGTTTGGAAGCGCATTATCAAGAGACTGATTTTGAGAAACTATACGTGTCGGTGAATCGACAAATCCCGACTCGGAGTCTGCTGATTTTGTTTACTAATTTTGATACCGTATCGGGATTACGACGTCATTTGCCTGCATTACAGCGTTTGGCTGCACGACATCTCGTGTTGGTCATTTTATTTGAGAACTCGGAATTAAACAAGGCTTTGGAGTGTCCGGTTCGCAATCTAAAGGATGCGTACTTCGAAACGATAGCAGCGGGATTTGCCACGGAGAAACGGCAAATGGTCCGGGAACTGGGGCAGCTTGGTATCCGAGTTATCCTTTCCAAGCCGGAATCTCTGACGGTGAATAGTATCAATAGTTATTTGAACTTGAAAGAGCGAAAGTTAATTTAA
- a CDS encoding nucleotide pyrophosphohydrolase — translation MDIAELQTAVDAWIKTHGVRYFNELTNMTILVEEVGELARVIARKYGEQSYKEGEKDNLAEELSDVLWVLVCLANQTGVDLNEAVNNNFAKKTARDANRHKKNPKLLKD, via the coding sequence ATGGATATCGCAGAATTACAAACCGCAGTAGATGCATGGATCAAGACCCACGGGGTAAGATATTTTAACGAATTGACAAACATGACCATTCTGGTTGAAGAGGTCGGAGAACTCGCAAGGGTAATAGCTCGAAAATATGGAGAACAATCGTACAAGGAAGGAGAGAAGGATAATTTGGCAGAAGAGTTGAGTGATGTTCTTTGGGTATTGGTATGCTTGGCAAATCAAACGGGAGTAGATTTGAACGAGGCCGTAAACAATAATTTTGCAAAAAAAACGGCAAGAGATGCTAATCGTCACAAAAAAAATCCGAAACTCTTAAAAGATTAA
- a CDS encoding AAA family ATPase — protein MEDQINFESRIDFTDLNGKITQIRERMGKVIVGQREVADLLLTAMLADGHILIEGVPGIAKTLMAKVMARMLDVTFNRIQFTPDLMPSDILGTSVFLPAAGRFEYRKGPIFSNIVLVDEINRAPAKTQAALFEVMEERQITNDGVEYRMDYPFVVVGTQNPIEHEGTYRLPEAQLDRFLFKINVTYPSVAEEIKVLELHDHGAIAHWKELEPVLSVEALKKLRTQVAQVRVDPKIKSFIVNIVDATRKSGWLYLGASPRASIALMNGAKAFAAIQGRDFVVPDDVLYLVNPVLRHRVQLSSEKELEGVTVDQVIMQIVSKIEVPR, from the coding sequence ATGGAAGATCAGATAAATTTTGAGTCCAGAATAGATTTCACGGATTTAAACGGGAAGATCACCCAGATACGGGAACGGATGGGTAAGGTGATTGTCGGACAACGGGAAGTGGCCGATCTGTTATTGACGGCAATGCTGGCTGACGGGCATATTTTAATCGAGGGAGTTCCGGGAATTGCCAAGACGTTGATGGCAAAGGTTATGGCCCGGATGTTGGATGTTACTTTTAACCGGATTCAGTTTACGCCGGACTTGATGCCGAGTGATATTCTGGGAACCTCTGTTTTTCTTCCGGCAGCAGGGCGTTTTGAATACCGGAAAGGGCCTATTTTCTCGAATATCGTGTTGGTGGACGAGATCAACCGGGCTCCGGCAAAGACACAAGCGGCTTTATTTGAAGTGATGGAGGAAAGGCAAATTACGAATGACGGGGTGGAATACCGAATGGATTATCCTTTCGTGGTGGTGGGGACGCAGAACCCGATAGAACATGAAGGTACTTATCGTTTGCCTGAGGCTCAGTTGGATCGTTTCCTGTTTAAGATTAACGTGACTTATCCTTCCGTGGCGGAAGAGATAAAGGTGCTTGAGTTGCATGATCACGGGGCTATTGCCCACTGGAAGGAACTGGAACCCGTGTTGAGCGTGGAGGCGTTGAAGAAGTTGAGGACACAGGTTGCTCAAGTGCGTGTAGATCCGAAAATAAAATCTTTTATTGTGAATATCGTTGATGCTACTCGTAAAAGCGGTTGGCTTTACCTGGGAGCGTCTCCCCGTGCGTCGATCGCTTTAATGAACGGTGCCAAGGCATTTGCGGCTATTCAAGGACGGGATTTTGTTGTCCCGGATGATGTTTTGTATTTGGTAAATCCGGTATTGCGGCACCGGGTGCAGCTTTCTTCCGAAAAGGAGTTGGAAGGCGTGACCGTTGATCAGGTGATAATGCAGATAGTGTCTAAAATAGAAGTTCCAAGGTAG
- a CDS encoding efflux RND transporter permease subunit: MWIKIAGILLRNRVAFIVGVLLITVFMGFQIPKVEMSYEYSNLLPATDSAYLDYLDFHEKFGQEGNVMVFAIQDKDFYQLDKMNDWISMCDSLKTLHGIVALVDITHSFNLHKDTLNKKFDIQPIFPNHIKDQRELDSLVNIIENLPFYDGTLFNKKKDIYGMMVSVSAEVMNSPARVGLVKDILEITEHFSEKHDLQMHYSGLPYIRVVNAENIKGEMYMFIILSLLITTFILYLFFRSFRIIGFCLLIVLICVSWTVGVMAMLGIKITLLTAMLPPLLIVICIPNLVFMINKFHAEYDRHGNKIKALQRMIQKIGNASFLSNLTTAAGFATFIVTSSQILVEFGITASIGITFVYLVCLVMIPCGFSFMPEPDSKQIKHLHNKTVTGTLERVIQLILNRRNVVYGVAISVVILGIIGLTLMKSTGYMVDDLKETDPIRQDLSFFEENFDGLMPLEVTVDFGKPKQVLNLPNLQKLDKLSEELSKDEDISKPISIIEVIKFANQAFYNGKPSYYKLPTNMTKNFILKYASQSTGEIGGQANSFVDSTLQRVRLSFRVKDIGTKKMQEKEDKLYNIVEQYFPNDRYTVKVTGSSIIFFKGTQYLVFNLFTSLALAIVLIAFFMAWMFKSKRMVLVALIPNIIPQIITAAIMGYFGIPIKASTILVFSIAFGISVDGTIHYLAKYRQELQGTNWSIRSSAVLALQETGQSMIYNAIILFFGFGIFALSDFGGTVALGILVSITLLAAMLSNLILLPSLLLTLDKHTTNKTFQNPKILSEEENKKD, translated from the coding sequence ATGTGGATTAAGATTGCAGGGATTCTTCTTCGTAACCGAGTGGCCTTTATTGTCGGGGTCTTGCTTATCACCGTTTTCATGGGATTTCAAATCCCTAAAGTGGAAATGTCATATGAATATTCGAACCTGTTACCAGCCACGGATAGCGCATATCTAGACTACCTTGATTTTCACGAGAAATTCGGACAGGAAGGAAACGTGATGGTCTTTGCCATACAGGACAAAGACTTTTACCAGCTCGACAAAATGAATGACTGGATCAGTATGTGCGATAGCCTGAAAACCCTTCATGGCATCGTGGCTCTCGTGGATATTACCCATTCATTCAATCTTCACAAGGACACGCTGAATAAAAAATTTGACATCCAACCCATCTTTCCCAACCATATCAAAGATCAACGAGAACTGGATAGCTTAGTGAACATCATTGAAAATCTTCCATTCTACGACGGAACGCTGTTCAACAAAAAGAAAGACATCTATGGAATGATGGTTTCCGTCTCCGCTGAAGTTATGAACTCTCCTGCACGGGTAGGATTAGTAAAAGATATTTTAGAGATTACCGAACATTTTTCGGAAAAACATGACCTCCAGATGCACTATTCGGGCCTTCCCTACATCCGGGTGGTCAACGCGGAAAACATCAAAGGAGAGATGTACATGTTCATCATCCTGTCGTTATTGATCACAACATTCATCCTCTACCTGTTTTTCCGTTCCTTCCGCATTATCGGCTTCTGTTTATTGATCGTGTTGATTTGTGTCAGTTGGACGGTTGGTGTTATGGCCATGCTAGGTATCAAGATCACTTTACTTACCGCCATGCTACCGCCTCTGTTGATCGTAATATGTATTCCGAACTTGGTATTCATGATCAACAAGTTTCATGCGGAATACGACCGTCACGGGAATAAAATCAAGGCTTTGCAACGTATGATTCAAAAGATCGGGAATGCCTCATTCCTAAGCAATTTGACCACGGCTGCCGGTTTTGCAACTTTCATCGTGACCTCTAGTCAAATCCTCGTGGAATTCGGTATAACCGCTTCCATCGGTATCACATTCGTGTACCTTGTGTGTTTGGTCATGATTCCTTGTGGATTTAGCTTCATGCCGGAGCCGGATAGCAAACAAATCAAACACTTGCACAATAAAACAGTAACCGGAACACTGGAACGTGTCATTCAACTTATCTTAAATCGTCGGAATGTCGTGTACGGAGTTGCCATTTCCGTTGTCATCCTTGGAATTATCGGACTTACCCTCATGAAATCCACGGGTTACATGGTAGACGACTTGAAAGAAACAGACCCGATTCGACAAGACCTGAGTTTCTTTGAGGAAAACTTTGACGGGTTAATGCCCCTAGAAGTAACTGTTGATTTTGGAAAACCCAAGCAAGTATTAAACTTACCCAACCTTCAAAAGTTAGACAAACTCTCTGAAGAACTGTCAAAAGACGAAGATATTTCTAAACCGATTTCTATCATTGAAGTGATCAAATTTGCCAATCAAGCATTCTATAACGGGAAACCTTCTTATTACAAGCTCCCGACAAACATGACCAAGAACTTTATCTTGAAATACGCCTCCCAATCCACGGGAGAGATTGGCGGACAGGCAAATTCTTTCGTTGACTCCACCCTCCAACGGGTCCGTCTCAGTTTCAGGGTAAAAGACATCGGAACCAAGAAGATGCAAGAAAAGGAAGACAAGCTATACAATATCGTTGAACAATACTTCCCGAATGACCGCTACACGGTAAAAGTTACCGGTTCAAGTATTATTTTCTTTAAAGGAACTCAATATCTTGTATTTAATCTCTTTACCTCACTCGCATTAGCGATTGTCCTCATCGCTTTCTTTATGGCTTGGATGTTTAAAAGCAAGCGTATGGTTCTGGTTGCCCTGATTCCCAATATCATACCACAGATCATCACGGCTGCCATCATGGGATATTTCGGTATCCCGATCAAAGCATCCACGATCCTGGTATTCAGCATTGCCTTCGGTATTTCCGTCGATGGAACGATCCATTATCTTGCTAAATACCGTCAAGAACTACAAGGAACAAACTGGAGTATACGATCTTCCGCCGTACTGGCCCTACAAGAAACAGGACAAAGTATGATTTACAATGCTATCATCTTATTCTTCGGATTCGGCATCTTTGCCCTTTCCGATTTCGGTGGTACGGTTGCATTAGGAATACTTGTATCAATCACGTTGCTAGCAGCCATGCTCTCGAACTTGATTTTACTCCCATCGTTGTTACTCACGCTGGACAAACACACGACAAACAAGACCTTCCAGAATCCCAAGATCCTTAGTGAAGAGGAAAATAAAAAGGATTAG
- a CDS encoding four helix bundle protein: MDSILRDKSYIFAISIVKLAQFLQKEQKEFVISNQILKSGTSTGALIREAEFAQSQADYINKFYISLKEANETNY; the protein is encoded by the coding sequence ATGGATTCAATTTTACGAGATAAAAGTTATATTTTTGCCATAAGCATCGTGAAACTTGCTCAATTTCTCCAAAAAGAACAGAAAGAATTTGTTATCAGCAATCAAATTCTAAAAAGCGGAACCTCCACGGGAGCTTTAATCCGTGAAGCTGAATTTGCACAAAGTCAAGCTGATTACATTAACAAGTTTTACATTAGCCTTAAAGAGGCAAATGAAACGAATTACTGA